TTGAAAGCCAGCTACACTCCGGTTTGTTTCCGAGCCTGGATTTCGCCGCCAATCCAGAGCGTGCGCGTCAGTCGAACAATCGCCCGTTGCGTGGCAGCAACCAGCCGGATGAATACGACAGCGATACGGTTGGCGTCGAGGCCAATTACGATCTGGATTTATGGGGTCGCATTCGCAACGAAGTCAGTCAAGGACATGCCCAGGCGCAGGCTTCGAAAGCGGATCTTGCCTCGGCCAAGCTCAGTCTGGAAGCGCGGTTGGCTGAAGACTATGCGCGCTTGCGCGGCTACGACATCCAAGTGGGTATTCTGCAGGACACGTTGAAGGCGTATCAGCGCGCACTTCAACTCACCGAAAACCGTCATAGCGGCGGCGTAGCTTCGGGACTGGACGTATCGCGCGCCCAGACCCAGTTGCACGATGCGCAGGCGCAGGTGATGGATGTGATGGCCCAGCGCGCGTTGACCGAACATGCGATTGCGAGTCTGGTCGGTACGCCAGCATCGAGCTTCTCGATCGCACCGGTGCAGGAGCGGTTAAACGTGCCGTTGATGCCAGTTGGCGTACCGTCGACGTTGCTGCAACGTCGTCCTGATATTGCTGCGGCGGAACGTCGTGTCTACGCTGCCAATGCGGGCATCGGGATCGCCCGCGCTGCCTTCTTTCCGGATCTGAGCCTGTCGGGAAGCTACGGTTTCCAGGACACAGGCTTTGGCAATCTGCTTTCGATCGGTAACCGTTTCTGGGCACTCGGGCCGCTGGCCGCCTTGAACCTGTTTGATGCCGGTTTGCGTCGTGCCCAACTGCGTCAGGCGCATGCCGAATTTGCACAAGCCTCGGCCAATTACCGGCAGGTCGTGTTGGATGCATTTCGTGAAGTGGAAGACGATCTGGTATTGCTGCAGGATCTTGGTGCCGAAGCGCAGCAGGAAGATCAAGCCTTTGCTGCGGCACAACAGACGTTGAAGATCGCTACCAATCGTTACCGTGAAGGCATTGTCAATTACCTTGAAGTGGTCGTGGCGCAAGAAGCCGCACTGTCGGCGCAACAACATGCCGAGAGCATCCGTACACGGCGCTTGCAAGCCAGTGTGGATCTCGTTCGTGCGCTGGGTGGTGGCTGGCAGCATGATGCCGCAGGTATTGATTCGGCTTCTACCGCACAGGCCGCCGAACCTCTGGCTGTGCGTTGAAAACATCATGCAGTGTGCTCGTGCTTGATCCATCGGATGTGTTTATGAATGGATTGACACAAGCTCGGAATTAATGAGCATCCCTTCGCCCGGGTTTGCACGACACTGCCACTGGATTTCCGGGCGTCGCGTAATGCCGTTCAATCAGTACAAATCGACCGGATCAACATCCAGCGACCAGCGCACTTTGCGTGCGCTGGGCAGTTGCGAAAGTTGCATCGCCCAAGGTCGCATGGTGGCGTGCAGATGGCGTCGACTGCTGGATTCAATCCATAGCTGCCCGCGTTGGCGTCCTGCACGCAGGGGCATGGGTGCGGGCATCGGCCCGGCGATTTGCAAGGTTCCGGTATCGGGCAGCGCTCCACGTGCTTCGCTGAGAAAAGCATCCACCACGGCGCGCTGGTGCGCGTCGCAACGCAGCAGCACTTGATGCCCATAGGGCGGCAAGCCGGTTTGGCGGCGTTCGGCCAGCAGTTCCTTTGCCGCCGTGGCGTAGCCTTGCGATAGCAGGCTATGCAACAGCGGATGATCGGGATGATGCGTCTGCAGCAGCACGCGGCCAGGTTTACGCGCACGGCCGGCACGGCCCGCGACTTGCACTACTAGTTGTGCAAGGCGTTCGCCTGCGCGGAAGTCCACGCTGAGCAAACCTTCATCCACGCCGACAATGGCAACCAGGGTCAGATTGGGCAGGTCGTGCCCCTTGGCGAGCATCTGCGTGCCAACCAGGATGGCGGATGCATCGGCTTGCAGGTTGCCGAGTAACTGTTCGAAGGCATCGCGGCGCCGGGTGGTTTCGCGATCAATGCGCCATACCGGTGTTTGTGGAAAGTGTGCGGTGAGCGCTTCTTCCAGCCGCTCGGTGCCTTGGCCCTGCGGTTTCAATTCGTTACTGCCGCAAACAGGGCAGGTGGCGGGAATGCCGGATTGATGATCGCAGTGATGGCAGATCAATCGCCGCCATGCTGCGTGCAGTGTCATCGGATGTTCGCAGCGTGGGCATTCGGCATGCCAACCGCAACTGTGGCACAGCCATACCGGCGCGTAGCCGCGACGATTGCGAAACACCAATACTTGTTCGCCGCGCGCCACGGTCTCGCTCACCGCATGCAGCAGCGCAGGGGAGAGACCGTGCTCCAACCGTTGCGCGCGCATGTCGATGATCTGCACGTGCGGCGGCCGTACCGCACTGGGGCGAGAGCGCAAGTGCAGCGCTTGATAGCGACTGGCTTCGACATTGGCCAGGCTTTCCAGTGATGGTGTCGCTGAACCGAGCAGTACTGGCACGTTCAAGGCACGCCCGCGGACCAGGGCCAGGTCGCGGGCGTGGTAACGGAAACCTTCCTGCTGCTTGTAGGCGCCGTCATGCTCTTCGTCGACGATGATCAGGCCGGCTTGCGGCAGCGGCGTGAACACGGCCGAGCGCGTGCCGAGCACTACTTTCGATTCGCCTGAGCGCATGCGCAGCCAGGCGCGGGCGCGCTCGCCTTCGGCCAGATTGGAATGCAGCACTTCGACCGGCACGCCAAGCCGCTCGCGCAGGCGCCGTACGGTTTGTGGGGCCAGGCCGATTTCCGGTACCAGCAGCAAGGTTTGCTTGTCCTGGGCCAGCGCGCGCTCGATCAGGGCCAGGTAGACCTCGGTCTTGCCACTGCCGGTGACACCGTCCAGCAGAAACGGTTGAAACTTTCCGAAGGCTTCGGCCACCACGTTGACGGCGGTCTCCTGCTCGGCCTGCAAGGTTGGCGCTGGCAAGGACGGTTGAGGGGCGAACGACATCGCCTGCTCGCCGCGTTCGATCAAGCCCGCTGCGCCCAGCCGTCGTGCCGCGGCTCGCCAGTCGGGCAGCGACATATCCAGTTCCGTAGCGCAGAGTGGCCCTGCCGACAACGCTTGCAACAGCACGCGACTACCACCGCGCCGGTTACCGGCATCCAGCGCGCTGAGACCGGTAATGGTCAACTGCCACATCGGCTCGCGCGTCTCCGGTAGCGGTTTGTCTTCACGCAGCAGCGACGGCAAGGCGTTGGCGTAAGCTTCGCCGGGTGTGCCGAGCCAGTAGTCGGCGGCCCACGCCAGCGTTTGCATCAATTCGGCGTCGAGCAAGGGTGCATCGTCCAGCACGCGAAGCACACGCTTGAGTCGCGTGTTGCCCATGTCGGATGACACGTCGGTCTCGACCACCACGCCAACCGACTTGCCACGGCCGAACGGCACCAACACACGACTGCCGACGACCGCCTCGCCTTGAGCGGGGGGCAGATAGTCGAACAAGGTGGGCAGCGGTATGGGCAGGGCGACGCGAAGGACGGATGACATGGTTTATGAGTGGGCGCAGTGCCCGATCGAGTGTATCGCGAACGTTGATCGACCCGGCTTAAGGCAACGCTGAATAAGTATCGCCTTAAAACCCGCGAAAGATGCTGAACTGGATGCTTGGCTGCGATTGTTGCCCTGTCATCTAGGAACGGAGGCTAAGTGACTCATCAACACGCGGTTTTTTCCTTATCCACAAGAGCTGTGGATAAGTCTGTGGATGTGCCGTTGAGAGGGTGGCTCAATGCGCATCAGAACGGACCTTGCGACACGCTGTTCAAGTTTTGATCAGTTAAAAATAGCCATGTTTATCAATACCTTGAAAGGTGTCTTCGATGTTGTTCTCGTCTCGTGTGCGGTCTTGGCGGGCGGATATGTCAATAGTTTGACGCTGTGTAAAACCAGGCTTTTGCCATCTGAAAAATGACCATCCATGAGCCAGCCCGAGTGCCATGGCGCCCCCAGAGCCATGGTCAATAGAAGTCGGGCGTTTTGCCTGTGCCTGTTTTTCACGGGGAAGATGGTGGCGGAGGTGTACAATCGCGGGCCACGGAGAATCCATCCCATGACCCCGTTCCGTCTCGACCGCGCCAGAGCGTCGCGGGAGATAGGCGACACTGTACGCCTTGCCTTGCCGCTGATTCTGGCCCAGCTCGCCGCCGTTGGCAGCAACGTGATCGATGCTGTGCTGGCCGGTCATGTGAGCGCGCATGTGCTTGGTGCGGTAGCGGTAGGCACCAGTATCTGGACGCTGGCCATCGTGCTGGGGATCGGCATGATGATGGCGGTGCCACCATCCATCTCGCAGCTCGATGGCGCTGGCCGCCGGCACGAGGCGGGCGGGGTATTCCGTCAGGCGATCTGGCTGGCGCTGGGCATGGGCGTGGTGCTGTGGTTCGCGGTGCGTCATGCTGAGCCGTTGATCAAATTGATCGGTGTCAAGCCGGGTCTTTATATCAACGTGGGCGAATTCCTGCGCGCCATTAGCTGGGGTGCGCCCGCGCTGACCTGCTACTTTGCGCTGCGCGGTTTATCCGAGGGTTTGTCGATGACGCGGCCGTCGATGTATTTCAGCCTGGGCGGCCTGCTGCTGCTGGTGCCGCTGGGCTACATCTTCATGTTCGGCAAGCTGGGTTTGCCGCCGCAGGGTGCGCGGGGATGCGGCATTGCCACGGCCACCGTGCTGTGGATCGAGATGATGGCTTTCGCCATCTATGTGGCCTGTCATCGCAATTATCGCGGGCTGGGCATCTTCGATCATTTCGAGTGGCCGAACCCGCGGCGCATCGGTGCACTGATACATATCGGCCTACCGATGGCGATTACCCTGCTAGCGGAAGCTGGCTTGTTCGTGGCGGCGGCCTTGCTGATCGGTACCATGGGTGAAGACCTTGTCGCCGCTCACCAGGTAGCCCTGAATGTCGCCGCGCTGTTTTTCATGGTTCCGCTGGGGCTGGCGATGGCCATCACTGTGCGGGTGGGTAATGCGGTCGGGCGCAATGATGCATCGGGCGTTCGCTATGCCGGCTTTTGCGGCATCGGCCTGACTTTGGTGACCCAGCTTGTATCGGCGGGCTTCATGCTGGGCGTGCCACATCTCATTGCCTCGCTTTATACTCGCGACCAGACCGTGATCGCGCTAGCTTCCCAGTTGCTGGTGCTGGCCGGTCTATTTCAGTTTTCCGATGGCATCCAGGTGGCTTCCAATGGCGCTTTGCGTGGCCTGAAAGATACGCGGGTGCCCATGGCGATTACCTTGTTCGCCTATTGGCTGGTGGGCATGCCGGTGGGATGGTGGCTGGCGTTCCACATGGGCCTGGGCGCGCGGGGTATCTGGATGGGTCTGATCGCTGGACTGACCATCGCGGCGGTGCTGCTGTTCACGCGGTTCTGGCGCAGTTCGCGCCGGCATCAACCCAATACGTTTGGCCCTGTTGCACCGGCGGCCACGGATGTCACGATTCTCTCATGACCTGAGCTGCGGGCGCAGCTACGCTGAGACGATAGAAAGATCCGGCGTCAACCCCAAGGAACCGACTGATTTATGACGACACCCCCGCCCCTGCGCCAGTCACGGCAACCGAACGGATTTTGGGCCTTCCTGCGCGTATTCGGGCGCGGCATCAACGTGGTCAGGCTGGTTCTGATCAACCTGGTGTTCTTTGGTTTCCTGTGTCTTTTCCTGTTGCTGATCATCGGCGTGGGCGCCGCCAAGTATGGCAGCGATATCCAGGACAACAGCGTGCTGGTGCTGAAGCCGGAAGGGCGGCTGGTGGAGCAATACAGCATCAATCCGATGCAGCGGGCGCTGTCCAAGCTCTCTGGCAATGAACCGAAGGAAATGCAACTGCGCGACCTCATTGGTGCGATCGATGCCGCGGCGAAGGATTCGCGTATCACCCGCATCGTGCTCGACCCGGGTGAGTTGCAAAGCAGTGGTTTTGCTGCGCTGACTGAAGTGGGTGCAGCGCTGGATCGTTTCCGCGCAGCAGGCAAGCCGGTCGTGGTATGGGCAGCAAGCCTGGATCAATACCAGTACCTGCTGGCCGCACATGCCGATCGCATCCTGCTCGACCCGCAGGGCGGTTTGCTGATCTCGGGTCTGGCGAACTATCGATTGTTCTACAAAGGGCTGCTCGACAAGCTGGGCGTGAACGTCTACCTGTTCCGCGTGGGGCAGTTCAAGAGTGCCGCCGAACCGTTTATTCTCGATCACGCGTCGCCGGAATCCAAAGAGGCCGACAGTTACTGGATGGGTGATTTGTGGGACGGCTACATCGCAACGATTGCAAAACTGCGCAAGCTCGATCCCACCGAAGTGCGAGCAGACATCAATGATCTGCCGGATCGCATTTCCAGCACACAGGGCGATCTGGCCAAACTCGCACTGGACGAACATCTGATCGATGGCCTTGCCACCCGCGAAGAACTGATCGAGATGTTGCGTTCCCAAGGCGTCCCAGTAGGCAAGGAGGGTCACGGTTTCCGCGGCGTGAATCTGGATCGCTACATGGCCAACATGCCCAGTCGCAACAAGCTCACCGGTTCAGGTGTCACGATAGTGGTGGCGGAAGGTGAAATTAGCGCGGGCGAGCAGTCGGCCGGCTCGATCGGTGGCGAATCCACCGCGGCGCTGATTCGCAATGCACGCCAAGACAAGCGCACCAAGGCACTAGTGTTGCGTGTGAATTCGCCGGGCGGCGAAGTCTATGCCGCCGAAGAAATCCGGCGCGAAGTGGAACAGACGCGCAAGGCCGGAATTCCCGTGGTGGTGTCGATGGGTGACGTGGCGGCCAGTGGCGGTTACTGGATCTCCATGAATGCCGACAAGATCTATGCCGAACCCAACACCATCACCGGCTCGATCGGCATTTTCGGCATGTATTACACCATTCCCAATACGCTGGCCAAATTCGGCATCAGCAGTGATGGAGTTGGCACAACGCCGCTGGCCGGCGCATTCGATATCAGCCGTCCGCTTGATCCGAAAATGGGCTCGGTGATCCAATCCGTCATCAACAAGGGCTATCACGATTTCGTCGTCGGCGTCGCGCAGGCGCGCGGCAAGGATTACTCGGCGATCGACGCGATCGCGCAAGGACGGGTGTGGACAGGTGCCCAGGCCATGCAGCGCGGCCTGATCGATCAACTTGGCGGGCTCGGCACTGCTATCGATGAAGCGGCTGATCTGGCGCACCTAGGTAAGGATTATTCCGTGCACTACCAGGAACAGCCCATGGGTACGTTTGAGCGCTTCGTGACCAGCTTCGGTCAGAACGCCGTGGTGTCCTCGTTGCAAAGCCATGGCTTAAGGCTGCCAGCCTGGTTTGCACAATGGCCAATGCTGGTGCCGGAGCTGCAGATGCTGCGCATGTCGCAGGCGGGACAGCCGAACGTGTATTCGTACTGCTTCTGCTCGCCGCACTGAGATTTTTTCTCCCCATCGAACACTTCCAGCGGTGATTTGCTGGTGTAGTCCAACTGTACTGCGGGCGAGATGATGCCGATCAGGCTGCGCAATTCGCTGACGTTCAGACGTCCATATGTCGAGCTTATTGCGTCGGCTGCTCGATCTGCTTGTCCTGGTCCGCTACCTGCTTGTTGACGACCTTTTGCACGTTCCTGGCGCGCTGCTCATCCTGCTTCATGGCATCCCATGGCGTGGATACCGAAGCAGTGGCGGTGGGAACCGATTGGGGCGCTGGCGGCTTGCCACTACAGGCCACAAGGCCGATCACGCACAGCAATGCAGGAAGGATTTTCATGGGGATGCCCTCTATCGGCGACCGCTAAAGTTTCCCGCCCCATGGCACCTTAGACAAGTTGTTCATGTAAGCTTTGTTCATGAACAATCGCATCGATGCCTGGCAATTGCACGACCACACTGCCTTGATCACTGGCGCCAGCAAGGGCATCGGTTATGCCGCCGCGCGTGAACTGGCCGGGCTGGGTGCCAACTTGCTGCTGGTGGCACGCGATGAAGATTATCTTGAACAAGTTCTGGTAGAGCTGACTGACGACTATCCCGGCATCGACGTGCTGTCTTTCGCCGCGGATGTCGGCGAAGCCGAGGATCGCATGGCCGTGTTCGACTGGATCGCTGATCTGGGCACGCCGCTGTCAATCCTGGTCAACAATGCAGGTGGCAACACACCGAAAGCGACGCTTGACTATCAGCCGGACGAGTACCGCACGATCTTCGAGCTGAATCTTTTTTCCGCCTATGAAATGTGCCGCCTCGCACATCCATACCTGGCACAGCATGCGAATGCGGCGATCATTAATGTGGGATCGGTTTCCGGCGCGACACACGTGCGCACAGGTTCGCCTTATGGGATGAGCAAGGCGGCGCTGCACCAGCTCACACGCAATTTGGCGGCGGAGTGGGCGATCGACGGCATTCGCGTGAATGCCGTCGCTCCGTGGTACATCCGCACGCAGCGTTCCGAGCCGGCGCTGGCCGATGCGGATTATCTGGATGAAGTGCTTGACCGCACACCGTTGCGACGCATTGGCGAACCGGAAGAGGTGGCCGCCGCGATAGCGTTCCTCTGTCTGCCGGCGGCGAGCTATGTCACCGGCCAGGTGCTGGCGGTGGATGGCGGGTTTCTCAACTACGGTTTCTGAGCTTCATTCCCCGCACAGTTTTCCACAGCGATTGGGGAAACTCTGGTGGCAACCCTGTGGACAACTCTGCACAGTCGTTACGCGACAAGCTTTTACATGACATTGCGCACTTTTTGCGCAGGCTCTGCCCTGAACCCAGCCTCCGTGTGGAGATCAGAACTCGACCTCGTGCTCTTCCGCGGCAAAGCCGATGGTGACGGCACCTTCGCCTACGTTGACCATGCCTGTGATGCTCATCGGCGCCTGCATCAGGGTCACACCACATTCCTCGCACGCCTGCGCCAGTTTGTTATAGCCAGGGAGCTTGGGCAGTTCGGCCAGATTGCCGCCATAGGCGGTGCACATGACCGGTACCAGCAGGCCGGCGCGCACGCGATCGGCTGCGTACTGGAACAAGGTCTCGCAGCCATGTTTCCAGCCGCGCACC
The sequence above is a segment of the Dyella sp. M7H15-1 genome. Coding sequences within it:
- a CDS encoding efflux transporter outer membrane subunit, yielding MNRHIDLRLAAVVAACMLGGCSLAPTYHTPNLPPMPNSYKEGDTAWKVAAPAAEFSRGDWWAIYNDSTLSHLESKLDADNPTLAAALARYDTVRAFESQLHSGLFPSLDFAANPERARQSNNRPLRGSNQPDEYDSDTVGVEANYDLDLWGRIRNEVSQGHAQAQASKADLASAKLSLEARLAEDYARLRGYDIQVGILQDTLKAYQRALQLTENRHSGGVASGLDVSRAQTQLHDAQAQVMDVMAQRALTEHAIASLVGTPASSFSIAPVQERLNVPLMPVGVPSTLLQRRPDIAAAERRVYAANAGIGIARAAFFPDLSLSGSYGFQDTGFGNLLSIGNRFWALGPLAALNLFDAGLRRAQLRQAHAEFAQASANYRQVVLDAFREVEDDLVLLQDLGAEAQQEDQAFAAAQQTLKIATNRYREGIVNYLEVVVAQEAALSAQQHAESIRTRRLQASVDLVRALGGGWQHDAAGIDSASTAQAAEPLAVR
- a CDS encoding primosomal protein N', with the protein product MSSVLRVALPIPLPTLFDYLPPAQGEAVVGSRVLVPFGRGKSVGVVVETDVSSDMGNTRLKRVLRVLDDAPLLDAELMQTLAWAADYWLGTPGEAYANALPSLLREDKPLPETREPMWQLTITGLSALDAGNRRGGSRVLLQALSAGPLCATELDMSLPDWRAAARRLGAAGLIERGEQAMSFAPQPSLPAPTLQAEQETAVNVVAEAFGKFQPFLLDGVTGSGKTEVYLALIERALAQDKQTLLLVPEIGLAPQTVRRLRERLGVPVEVLHSNLAEGERARAWLRMRSGESKVVLGTRSAVFTPLPQAGLIIVDEEHDGAYKQQEGFRYHARDLALVRGRALNVPVLLGSATPSLESLANVEASRYQALHLRSRPSAVRPPHVQIIDMRAQRLEHGLSPALLHAVSETVARGEQVLVFRNRRGYAPVWLCHSCGWHAECPRCEHPMTLHAAWRRLICHHCDHQSGIPATCPVCGSNELKPQGQGTERLEEALTAHFPQTPVWRIDRETTRRRDAFEQLLGNLQADASAILVGTQMLAKGHDLPNLTLVAIVGVDEGLLSVDFRAGERLAQLVVQVAGRAGRARKPGRVLLQTHHPDHPLLHSLLSQGYATAAKELLAERRQTGLPPYGHQVLLRCDAHQRAVVDAFLSEARGALPDTGTLQIAGPMPAPMPLRAGRQRGQLWIESSSRRHLHATMRPWAMQLSQLPSARKVRWSLDVDPVDLY
- a CDS encoding MATE family efflux transporter, which codes for MTPFRLDRARASREIGDTVRLALPLILAQLAAVGSNVIDAVLAGHVSAHVLGAVAVGTSIWTLAIVLGIGMMMAVPPSISQLDGAGRRHEAGGVFRQAIWLALGMGVVLWFAVRHAEPLIKLIGVKPGLYINVGEFLRAISWGAPALTCYFALRGLSEGLSMTRPSMYFSLGGLLLLVPLGYIFMFGKLGLPPQGARGCGIATATVLWIEMMAFAIYVACHRNYRGLGIFDHFEWPNPRRIGALIHIGLPMAITLLAEAGLFVAAALLIGTMGEDLVAAHQVALNVAALFFMVPLGLAMAITVRVGNAVGRNDASGVRYAGFCGIGLTLVTQLVSAGFMLGVPHLIASLYTRDQTVIALASQLLVLAGLFQFSDGIQVASNGALRGLKDTRVPMAITLFAYWLVGMPVGWWLAFHMGLGARGIWMGLIAGLTIAAVLLFTRFWRSSRRHQPNTFGPVAPAATDVTILS
- the sppA gene encoding signal peptide peptidase SppA, which produces MTTPPPLRQSRQPNGFWAFLRVFGRGINVVRLVLINLVFFGFLCLFLLLIIGVGAAKYGSDIQDNSVLVLKPEGRLVEQYSINPMQRALSKLSGNEPKEMQLRDLIGAIDAAAKDSRITRIVLDPGELQSSGFAALTEVGAALDRFRAAGKPVVVWAASLDQYQYLLAAHADRILLDPQGGLLISGLANYRLFYKGLLDKLGVNVYLFRVGQFKSAAEPFILDHASPESKEADSYWMGDLWDGYIATIAKLRKLDPTEVRADINDLPDRISSTQGDLAKLALDEHLIDGLATREELIEMLRSQGVPVGKEGHGFRGVNLDRYMANMPSRNKLTGSGVTIVVAEGEISAGEQSAGSIGGESTAALIRNARQDKRTKALVLRVNSPGGEVYAAEEIRREVEQTRKAGIPVVVSMGDVAASGGYWISMNADKIYAEPNTITGSIGIFGMYYTIPNTLAKFGISSDGVGTTPLAGAFDISRPLDPKMGSVIQSVINKGYHDFVVGVAQARGKDYSAIDAIAQGRVWTGAQAMQRGLIDQLGGLGTAIDEAADLAHLGKDYSVHYQEQPMGTFERFVTSFGQNAVVSSLQSHGLRLPAWFAQWPMLVPELQMLRMSQAGQPNVYSYCFCSPH
- a CDS encoding SDR family oxidoreductase, with the translated sequence MNNRIDAWQLHDHTALITGASKGIGYAAARELAGLGANLLLVARDEDYLEQVLVELTDDYPGIDVLSFAADVGEAEDRMAVFDWIADLGTPLSILVNNAGGNTPKATLDYQPDEYRTIFELNLFSAYEMCRLAHPYLAQHANAAIINVGSVSGATHVRTGSPYGMSKAALHQLTRNLAAEWAIDGIRVNAVAPWYIRTQRSEPALADADYLDEVLDRTPLRRIGEPEEVAAAIAFLCLPAASYVTGQVLAVDGGFLNYGF